A genomic stretch from Pochonia chlamydosporia 170 chromosome 4, whole genome shotgun sequence includes:
- a CDS encoding CFIA complex component Rna14 (similar to Neosartorya fischeri NRRL 181 XP_001263357.1) has protein sequence MASDDSAWDGEGASGVEYDPLAQPSVDLEQSAQSSEAASESAENIGENEEEQDDGAEYDPESVGLDPPSHEMDNNSASATPSQKPAKPKMSGGFLVEASDDEDDVGHNAPSGAQNSALGHVSQTSNGGTPASNAATPNVLPGMVGVDPVALLEARIQEDPRGDMDAWINLIADHKRRSRTDDLRRLYNRFLEVFPQAADIWVAWIEVELNLDNFVDAEQLFGRCLMSVPNVKLWTLYLNYIRRRNDLTNDPTGQARRTVTQSYEFVIDNIGVDRDSGNIWQDYVQFIKNGPGQVGGTGWQDQQKMDQLRKAYHRAITVPMSTVNTLWKEYDQFEMGLNKVTGRKFIQERSPGYMSAKSANIALDNITRNLKRENLPRLPPAPGFDGYEEFHAQVDMWRRWIAWEKEDPLVLKDEEPKVYSQRILYCYKQALMALRFWPEIWVNAAAWCFEADIRENEKVLGTELLLQGIGANPESVLLAFKHADHIEANYPEKEGDKSEYAKAVRQPYDTVLDTLYKMGDKVKEREKLEVNTLKQAAALEPPVQESIEANDDDDEEEKTVRKSPTEERIAAIQQAYSAESQLLSKTISYVWIAMARAMRRIQGKGSQTEGGLRKVFTDARQKGRLTSDVYVAVALLESVVYKDPVGAKIFERGARLFPNDAGFMIEYLKYLHSKDDTTNARVVFETCVNRLISKPETLPKAKQLYAYFHKYESQYGELSQISKLEARMAELFPADPKLNYFTSRYSSDNFDPVAAPIIISKAVQMRPKLLVPIIEQPASARESIPPPRQEQSPRPQYIRATASPKRPFGIEDEELNPPKRVARGVSPLKGAAGRRLDQQRRNQTSALHRDITFLLGILPPAHTYDTTRLNPINMVSLLRDTQLPDYASWKAKTGGQYRVSSGPSHGRQTSGDFGNRPISPYGRMAAAAGGYRNSPLRAESGGAYAANPYAPPPDVSGTAPSWQPPATGTYGAPPPAGQYGGYRY, from the exons ATGGCGTCCGACGATTCTGCCTGGGATGGCGAAGGGGCCTCTGGTGTGGAATACGATCCTCTCGCGCAGCCAAGTGTAGACCTGGAGCAATCTGCGCAAAGTTCGGAAGCTGCCAGCGAATCTGCCGAGAACATTGGTGAGAACGAAGAGGAACAAGATGATGGGGCGGAATATGACCCTGAATCAGTCGGTCTGGATCCCCCTTCACACGAAATGGACAACAACTCTGCGTCCGCCACACCGTCACAAAAACCGGCTAAACCTAAGATGTCAGGTGGTTTTTTGGTTGAAGcatcagatgatgaggacgatgttGGCCACAATGCTCCTTCCGGAGCACAAAACTCAGCCTTGGGCCATGTCAGTCAAACCAGCAATGGTGGTACGCCTGCCTCTAATGCAGCAACCCCCAATGTATTGCCAGGCATGGTTGGGGTAGATCCAGTGGCACTTTTGGAAGCTCGAATTCAGGAGGACCCGCGTGGAGATATGGATGCGTGGATTAATCTTATTGCCGACCACAAACGTCGCAGTCGGACAGATGACCTCCGTCGACTCTACAATCGCTTCCTTGAAGTATTTCCCCAAGCG GCTGATATTTGGGTTGCATGGATTGAGGTGGAGCTCAATCTCGATAACTTTGTGGATGCTGAACAACTCTTTGGTAGATGCCTGATGTCTGTACCGAATGTCAAGCTTTGGACGTTGTATCTCAATTACATTCGGCGCCGGAATGACTTGACAAATGACCCAACTGGGCAAGCTCGACGCACCGTCACCCAGTCTTACGAATTTGTCATAGACAACATTGGCGTTGACCGTGATTCGGGCAATATCTGGCAAGACTATGTCCAATTTATCAAGAATGGTCCTGGTCAGGTTGGTGGCACGGGATGGCAGGATCAGCAAAAAATGGATCAACTCCGCAAGGCCTATCATCGTGCGATCACTGTCCCTATGTCTACCGTGAATACTCTGTGGAAGGAATATGATCAATTTGAAATGGGCTTGAACAAAGTAACC GGTCGCAAATTCATTCAAGAGAGGTCGCCGGGGTATATGTCTGCCAAAAGTGCCAACATTGCTCTGGACAACATCACCCGAAACTTGAAACGAGAAAATCTTCCACGATTGCCCCCTGCTCCGGGTTTTGATGGCTATGAAGAATTCCATGCTCAGGTTGAtatgtggaggaggtggatTGCCTGGGAGAAGGAAGACCCTTTGGTtctcaaggacgaagagCCCAAAGTGTACAGTCAGCGAATTCTATATTGTTACAAACAGGCATTGATGGCTCTACGCTTCTGGCCCGAGATTTGGGTCAacgctgctgcttggtgctTCGAAGCTGATATCCGAGAAAATGAGAAAGTCCTCGGTACCGAGCTACTACTTCAGGGCATAGGCGCTAACCCGGAGAGTGTGTTGCTTGCTTTCAAACACGCAGACCATATCGAAGCCAACTATCCTGAGAAAGAAGGGGACAAGTCTGAATATGCGAAAGCGGTACGCCAACCTTACGACACCGTTTTGGATACCCTCTACAAAATGGGAGACAAGGTGAAGGAGCGGGAGAAGCTCGAGGTCAATACTCTCAAGCAGGCAGCGGCGCTGGAACCTCCGGTCCAGGAATCCATTGAGGcaaatgatgatgacgatgaagaagagaagacCGTCAGGAAGTCACCAACGGAAGAGCGTATCGCCGCTATTCAGCAGGCCTATTCTGCAGAGTCACAACTCCTTTCCAAGACCATTTCCTATGTTTGGATTGCGATGGCCCGAGCCATGCGCCGTATTCAAGGCAAAGGTAGTCAAACCGAGGGCGGATTGCGGAAGGTTTTCACCGACGCGCGACAAAAGGGTCGCTTAACGAGTGATGTCTATGTCGCTGTCGCATTGCTGGAGTCAGTCGTCTACAAGGACCCAGTTGGTGCAAAAATATTCGAGCGTGGCGCAAGATTATTTCCGAATGATGCAGGCTTTATGATTGAATACCTGAAATATTTGCACTCCAAGGATGATACCACCA ATGCCCGCGTTGTTTTTGAGACATGTGTTAATCGATTAATATCTAAGCCAGAGACTTTGCCAAAGGCCAAGCAACTCTATGCCTACTTTCACAAATACGAATCGCAATATGGAGAGCTGTCACAGATCTCGAAGCTAGAAGCTCGAATGGCAGAACTTTTCCCAGCCGATCCCAAGCTGAATTACTTTACTTCGCGATACTCATCCGACAACTTTGATCCTGTTGCCGCTCCAATCATCATATCTAAAGCCGTACAAATGCGACCGAAACTACTAGTACCAATCATCGAGCAGCCCGCATCAGCCCGTGAAAGTATCCCGCCGCCCAGGCAGGAACAGAGCCCACGGCCACAATATATCCGAGCCACCGCCTCCCCAAAGCGTCCATTCGGCATTGAGGACGAAGAGCTCAATCCGCCAAAGAGAGTCGCTAGAGGCGTTTCTCCATTGAAAGGTGCTGCGGGACGGCGTCTCGACCAACAGCGGCGTAATCAAACGTCGGCACTTCATCGAGACATTACGTTCCTCCTAGGTATCTTGCCTCCCGCACACACGTATGACACGACGAGACTTAACCCCATCAACATGGTTTCGCTGCTTCGCGACACCCAGCTACCTGATTATGCTTCATGGAAAGCCAAGACGGGTGGTCAATACCGTGTTAGCTCTGGGCCATCTCACGGCAGACAAACATCTGGAGACTTTGGTAACCGGCCAATTAGCCCATACGGACGCATGGCTGCCGCCGCAGGAGGATATCGAAACTCACCACTGAGGGCAGAGAGCGGAGGTGCGTACGCAGCAAATCCTTATGCTCCACCACCGGATGTCAGTGGCACGGCTCCTTCATGGCAGCCTCCTGCAACTGGCACATATGGAGCACCGCCGCCTGCAGGACAGTACGGAGGTTATAGGTATTAA
- a CDS encoding histone deposition protein Asf1 (similar to Metarhizium robertsii ARSEF 23 XP_007820898.1), whose product MSVVSLLGVKVLNNPAKFTDKYEFEITFECLEGLEKDLEWKLTYVGSATSDQYDQELDSLLVGPVPVGVNKFLFEADAPKITRIPDAEVIGVTVILLTCAYDGREFVRVGYYVNNEYDSEELNAEPPAKPIIERVRRNVLAEKPRVTRFAIKWDSEASAPPEFPPEQPEADLVADGEEYGAEEAEEEAAAEAADKAEVQPGDDAEMAGVEQENGNPEQNGQDEEEMSEDGSVDIEGESEDELEEEEEGEGGAEGGEDDAMEVDDAEKQADAPVAQPVTVTS is encoded by the exons ATGTCTGTCGTCTCGTTGCTAGGTGTCAAGGTGCTGAACAACCCCGCCAAGTTCACCGACAAATACGAGTTTGAGATCACGTTTGAGTGTTTGGAAGGCTTAGAAAAAG ACCTTGAATGGAAGCTTACCTATGTTGGTTCTGCTACCTC AGATCAATATGACCAGGAGCTAGATTCACTTCTTGTCGGACCAGTCCCGGTCGGAGTCAACAAGTTTCTGTTCGAGGCCGACGCTCCCAAAATCACGCGAATCCCCGACGCCGAGGTTATTGGAGTCACGGTGATTCTCCTAACGTGTGCCTATGACGGCCGTGAATTTGTCCGAGTAGGCTACTACGTAAACAATGAATATGATTCGGAGGAACTTAACGCTGAGCCACCGGCTAAACCCATCATTGAGCGCGTGCGACGCAACGTGCTCGCCGAGAAGCCTCGTGTAACTCGCTTCGCCATTAAATG GGACTCTGAGGCTTCTGCTCCCCCCGAGTTCCCCCCGGAGCAGCCTGAAGCCGACCTCGTTGCCGACGGTGAGGAGTATGGAGCtgaggaggcagaggaagaggctgCTGCCGAGGCTGCTGACAAGGCTGAGGTCCAACCTGGCGATGATGCTGAGATGGCCGGAGTAGAGCAAGAGAACGGAAATCCCGAGCAGAATGgacaagacgaggaagaaatgTCCGAAGACGGCAGCGTTGACATCGAAGGAGAGAGTGAAGACGAgctcgaggaggaggaggaaggtgaGGGCGGAGCTGAAGGTGGGGAAGACGATGCCATGGAGGTGGACGATGCTGAGAAGCAGGCGGATGCTCCAGTTGCTCAGCCCGTGACGGTTACCTCGTAG